GAATCTACTGCGGAATTGGTTCAATCAACTGAAATTTCCAAGTATTTAACGGGAACCGGATGAtaatttatatctaaaaccGGATCAAACCTATGGAACTTAAGAATGATGGAAGGGaataaaatcaaaccaaacttcTCCTCTGAGTCGACCACCTATTTCTCCACGATAACTATTGTATAGTGTTATATGTCTCCGAAACTATTGCCTCTATCTATTTGTCCCCGAAAATAAAGTTATATTTCTATTTCCCCCGAATATATAGTTCGAAACATATTTCTCCCTAATCATTGAATTAGACGGTTTAATATCGGTTTACTGTTTCAACCGAAACCGTAAACCACTTAAAGTTGATAGTTAACCAACTAAGATCCAATTAAGACTGATTTAAACCCGATTAAAAATCCAGCCtcactattaaaaaaaaagagaaaaaaaaaaccaacgtCATAAACGTAAGCCCAGAACCTGACCTTACGCAAAATCCCCAAATTGCTGGCGAAATGGATAAGAGATCAATGGCGTCAGTCTCTGGAGCTGTAGAAAACACAGAAGATGAGTAAAAGTGTATCAACCTCGTTCAATAAAGCCACATCCTCCCACTTGAAGATGTGATTATCATTTTGAAgctacaaattaaaaacaatcacAACACTgataatcaaaaagaaaaatcccaAACACTATCTGAAACAATTACATTACCTTATTCTCTGCCGCAAATGAACATCGCAAGTATCTCTGGTATGGATTCTAGTCGGAATTGGACGTCAACGTCACCATTAACCTCCGGCCGAGGACCAGACGATGATCCCCTCGAATCTCCAGACGTGTTGCTCCGACCTCCAGCCATCACCttcacaaaaattaaaattgatttcaaAAGTTAGGGTTCTTACTGATTTTTGCGATTTGGGGTTTTCACAAGAGGGTTTTCATGTTTTAATGGGTCGGGTTTTGGTATGGTTAGTTGACTATATTTTGGTTTACTTCGGCTCTGTTTTACATCATAGATCGGAACCGATAGTATACCGTCTAATTCGATGATTGGAGATAAATAGGTTTCGAACTATATATTCGGGAGGAAATAGgaattgaattttattttcaggGACAAACAAATAGAAGCAATAGTTTCGGAGACATATAGCACTATACAGTAGTTCTCGTAGGGAAATAAGTGGTCGACCCAAACCGGATGAAATTTTAACTTAGCTGTTGTTGGGCCCAGTCCAAAGCAAGACCCTCCAAAAATAGGCGTATGCCACTTAGCATGGAGAACACACGGTATTCTTTAGTAAAAGGCGAAAGAATATTTCGCTTTGTGCTCACCACATGGCTGCGTGATTTCCTATGGGACAATAAGCCTGTATTTATAACGCGACTTCTTTATACTACTTGCTCTAAATGTTTCGATGTGGGACTCTAAAACCAAAGATCTATAGCGCTTACATATCTAAAACTCTTCGTGGGCTGGACTGTGCGAAAATAATCTTGGGCTTAAATTTAAACAGATCGTTGTCTTCTTCTGTTTGCTAATTGGGGGTTTATCCAGCTGAGTTTGTTAATGCTTTGGTCAATGGGTTTCGTCTTCTTTAGGGAATAGAGATTGGTGCTGATGAAATGCCGCAGTGTCCTGGGCTTGCTGTCTGGTCTACACTTTTGGTATAATGTGGCTGTTCCACAATGTGAGTTCTCAACATTTACTTTGCTAAAAGCTGAGCATGTTATGTTTTAAATACAGGTTTGTTTTAAACACTTAGCATGATCAGATTGGGACTTATGGACACTGAATTGAAGGGAAAAACGGCAGTCTACAGGAAAGGAACAAGGCCCGGTGAAGGCGTCTAGCCAGAGGAGGCACAAAACGTTTTGAAGACAGTGGCGGAGCTAGACGAAAGTTTTACCGGGGCCAGCGTAAAATTTATCTTCAATTTATAGGAGGCAGTAGAAGAAAATTCacaattaaaatcatataattctAGAATAAGCaatgaaaaaacaattatttgagtttttcTAAGGGGGCAGCAGCTGCCCCCTTGCTCCCTAGCTCCCTCCGCCACTGTTTGaagatcctttttttttatgacccgGTCAACTGACTAATCCCGGAGGCCAATGACAAGAGTCGGTTCCGTAATCTTTATCCAGCGGGGATCAAACCCAGGGTACCGAGCTTCCACAGAACCACTGGGCCACTGCGTTGGTACAGATCCCATTTTTGTTTGAGATAATTAATATGAGGTCCAACATTTCTTCTAGACTTCACATCTTTAACTTTCCACTACTTAGCTAAGCTTTTTCAAAAGCATATCTCAATGTCTGATAAGTGTCTTGTAAGAGTCATTTGCTTGGTGTGAACTGttgtatatatatgtctctAACATTGTACTCTTTCTTCTGTTGATTGGTTTGCTATGGTTACCTTTGTGAATTGTGATGCGAGTCTGGAACTTGTTGATTGTTATTTAGTtagataagaaacaaaaaaaaaaaaaatctgattgtAGTACTTAATGTTTAATATCAAAACCAAAACACCAAGTTTGTAGTAAATCAAAAGGCTACGTAATAAAATTCATGACCAAACTATAATTAAGTTACTAAAAAAAATCCCTGATACCAAAGTAGCTATTGGATCCTAACACCAAACAGCATAAACCCTCCTTTCTTCTCCTCTTGCTTGgtttcttcatcttctaactTCGAGTTAAAGAAGTTTTCTGTTTTCATTTCTCCCTCAGACCTATTATGAAccattttgttttcttccttgTGAGCCACGAAACCCTTGTGATCAACATCAATCATCAAGAACTTGTCTCTTTGCCCTTCTAATCTCCTGACATTACTCGGTACATCGCAAGAGTAAAAGACAATAACATCTTTCTCCTTGAGATTCTTCTCCTTCACGAAACCATTCCATCCTCTGGTGAAAACAAAGCTCTGGCTACTTCTCCAGTAACAATACCTAAACTTCCACTGTCTCATCGTTATACTGTCGTAAAACACAACCTCAACATCGTCCACAGCTTCACCCTCTTCTTGATCGTCGCTTATGAAAGGTAAATGCTTCACTGCATACTTTTTTGGTATCACAAGCCTATTCAGTTTCCCAACATCGCTAGGTGTCAGTTCCTTGTGAAAAAGTTGCGTGCAAGAGAAACActtgtttgattcttgttttgattCCACGATGTTGAAGTTGGCCATCCGAGATCTCGACATGACATGATCTCTGAACTTGTGATGGTAAGAACCGTCTCTGATCATGTTCAACACAGCTTCTGTCGTGTAGAGGATTTGAAAGTCCGGTTCGTGGACCGTGAGTTCAGACCAAGGGAAGTTCCGGTGCGAGTTAGCGTCAAAGCCTCTGAGCTTGATAGATGCGCTATCGTAGGCAGCCGCGGCTTCAGCAGCGGATTTGAAAGTCCCGAGCCAAATCCTTCGGTGTTCTGCGTATATCTGAGCACCCCAGTGACCGTTCTGCTGCTGAACCACACCCTTGTATTTTGTTGTCGCCGTGTTGGACAAGGCAATTCTTGTGGTTGTAGACACAGTAGGTTTCGTGGCGAGACGCAAGAAAGAGTTACTTGAGCCTGAAGTCTCCGTTGTGGTCTTGGCTTCATTGCTTATCTCGTGGAGGATAACCATGGcgacaagaaacaaaaacaaaacaaatcgaAGAGGCAGAGAGGTTTTTAAGGCAGAGAAGCAAAAAGAAAATAGAGTATTTTGAAGAAGAGATTTGAAGGCAATATTATGTTTACATGTTGTATCATTATCGTTGATTCTTTAGAATGTTACAGTTTCCATACTTGTTCTTGTTTCTAGTTTTTTGACAGAGTATTTTATTACACCAGAAGCTATTAGTGGTAAGTTACCTTGTTAATCAGATTCTTTTTTGTCAGATTTATTTTCTTGCTAGAAAACTAAAATTTCCTTGAGGATAACGACAGAAAATATTgatgttaacaaaaaaattgtcttaATTAAGGCATTAGTGCTCTAATATCATGTTTGTCATGTCATGtggtttcttgtttttttttttctggttcttGTTACATCTGAAAAACTATTGATCAACATTTGACAGTTTCTTTACATGCATATTATTCAAGTACGAGGAGCATTATATTCAAATTTAATGCGATAATGTCTTCTTTTATTCCAACCAAGGGTAAAAGGAACAGCAAATCAAAGGGTATTATAAGCTATAACCAAAAAGGAAatataaacaagaaaacaaaaccatATATTGTGTCATTGTGTGTACATACATGAAAGATGCCTCGAAAGATAAATATTGCTACAAGACgaagaaattaaaaacaactTCGTGTATATAGTTGTTGGATGTTGGTATATACTGTGGTCTCTAGGTTTACGAAACGAAGAGCAACCTCAACGGGGGTTCTTGCTCTTGGATTCTTAAATACACAtaaatgtatatgtatatattatatatacgtaTGTAATTATGAAGCTTTTAGCTTTACTGAAAACCAACggaaagttttttatttaagtttagTGTTTCACATTCACATGATGGAGCAGCTTTGTTGGTACGTGACTTCGTGACAACAGTGTAGGTGTGGCCCACCTCCCCAGCTTTCGTTGACGGGCCTCCAGGAATACTGGTACTGTTGGGCCTCATAGTACGGCCCACAATGATACGCACTAATTGGCATCAGTTGGGGAGCCGGAGCCGGAACTGGAGCCTGAATAAAAACTCGAGTTGGGGCTTGAACCGGAGCTGGAGCTGGAACCTTCTCGGGCTCTTTGGACTTCTCAGAAGGTTGAGCCTGGGCTGGAGGCGGCTTAGGTGGTTCGAGGATCACTATGGACTTGATAGAACGGTCTCCTTTGTAGCAGAGTTTGTTCATAAGCTTCTCAGGATCGTAACAAACCACCTTGATGATGATTGTGTTAGTCTTCTCATCGTACAATTCGTCTcttatttcttgtttttatttttgcaaaTCAACCAAAAGAATCGTATTATTGATGGAATTTAGACCATTTTCAACCACAATATAATTCAAAGAGGTAGAGAGAAACTCACGAGGGAATTTGCGGATAGCTTTCTTGGCCTTTTTGTAGCATTTGGAACATGCTAGATCGACCGTCAACTTCATTATCGTAACCTGTTATTGTTCATCATATAATTTGATCACtatcagttttttttatcacttttacttttttttttgactaaatcaCTTTTACTAGTTTATAAGAAATAAGAGAAGTAATATGAAAATTTCAGATCCGAAAAAGTAAATTAGTATAAAGTACCTTCTCCGCCATAGCTTGGGAGTCTCGAACTCACAAGAACGAAAGTTTTATGTGCATATTCTGTCTTGCAGGATCTTCGATATCACTATATAAAGGtatacaaataaaatgaaagaaggagaaaaagagagatataAGTTTCTGAAAAAGAAtatctttaatatattttgacgTGTATTTTGtatggaaaatatattttcgaagTTTCTGAAAGCatagtgtctttttttttttttgtcaaagaaagCATAGTGTCTTCAATGTTAGAAGCCGACATTCTTATACAAcagaaaattactaaaatagCCTCGCTTTTTCAGAGTAATATATAAGACCACACCATAGACTCAAGAGCGTGTCTTGCAGTGGTCCAATTCCTCTAATAGTATCCATATGTTTCTGTGGTGCTAATGAAAGACGCCGACGTCGATGAAATGGCTGTAAAAAGACTGTTTGACTTTGATGTTTCCATAAAGATTATTCTACTTATCAGAGAAGGACGACGAGTTGATAGAATCCAATTTTGTGAcctgaaatttttaaaataaaaagtgaaaTGATATAATTTGACAATGAAATTAATCATTCTtggatatttttggttttttttttaaacactagtttatgatttattttagtttttttttttaatttcaaacgGGCGGTTACTATGAAGTATGTTTGGGCTAATAATCATAGCAACCACCCATtcgagatttaaaaaaaataaataaatcataaactagtgctttaaaaataaagaaagcaaGAAATATCCAATAATGGTCACAGCAACTTTAACTGGTTCAGTTAATTAGTGGTGATGTAAAATTAATACCCACAAGCTTCATTAAGTTCACTTTCATTTTCTTCGACATTTCTccccataaattttaaaaagttcagaaaaaatgttttgaccaagaaaaatatttagaagAAAGTTAGCGAGGTTAGACACTTAGAGAACTGAGAAAAGTctagagagaaaacaaaaacgtTGTAACTAAATGGTGGTAGTATAATTAATGGTTTCCACTTAGAAAAATAGTTGGCTTACGGGTTTAGACCATCGATCATTTTTCTTCAAACATGGAATTATCTTATCTCAGCGACTCCCATTTTAGCCAGTCAAAATAGTGTCATCTTTAAATCTGTTTAAAACCGATGAATAAATAACTCAATAACTATATTCAGCCTGAAAAGATTAGTGGTGATAAAAGCGGATCACATCTCATTGTTGGATCAAATTTTGATCAACTATGTGATTGGACCTAAATAACCTGGGCCGCGCAAAGAAGCCCAACTCCGGCTAACAAGAGAAGATCGATCTGAAGAGCCGGAGATCGCGGAGAAGTTGAGAAGAATCCAAGACCAATCTACTATAAGAAGAGATCTATGGCCCCGAGGAAAGACACAGAGAAAACCGTAGAGAGCTATACACACACATCAACCTCATTTCACTTGGCCTTGAATCTTTTCTTTTATCGATCTCGTCTGTAACGTCGGATCTCATTTCTTTTgttgtattcgatcttattctttaataaaatctatattttccTACTAGAATCTGATTAcgtcgttgtgttctaaagatattgtTGCCTACATCATCTTTTCTTTCTTAGATTAAACTTTCAATCACTAcaaaatacttagtgtagattttaggatctacactctcattataaaaaaatatatataacgtgAAAAGATCAACTAAAATGATACTTGAACAATAACGAGTAGTTGATATGTATCCCCAAAAAAAACAGTTGGTGTTTAAAGTATTTGATgctaataaaatttaaacagaATGGATAAATGTAATCACACATGTTTCCCTAGGAAGTGTTTCCCTAGGAATTGGGATGTCTGGTCGTTCGTAATGTTTTAGGTATTctgtttgaaatttgaaattccATGTCTAACTCTTTATTCTCCGATTAATACAATATTGTTTATTTTGGGTCTAAAAAATTGACCGCATAGATTTATTTTAGGTTTTCTTTCTAAAAGGTCTCGTAATAATTAAAATTGGATCTCTCTGATTCTCCTTCTCAAACTAATGACCACACTCATCTTGTGTTTACATACCTCTCATTTCTAACTCGATAGGTACCAACTCATATCTTGAAgggtattttgatttttttgcagATTTCTCGTCAACCTAGCTCTAATACCAATCGCTAGAAATTTAAAGGTCTATGTCCAACTTTTTATTGTCTGATTAATACGATATTATTCACTTTGAGCCTAAAAAACTAGCCAGATttacttttgttcttttttcCAAAATGTCTCATAATAATTAGAGTTgagcatttttttttatatattagattctctTTTGTGTAAACTTTCCATGTGAGACTTAGATCGACATTTCTCATGTTATTCTTTTGGGAGGAAACAATGCTTTTGAAATTGAAGATAGATTCGACAAAATAAGTTTGTCCGGAAAGCATGTTTCTGATGGATTTTTGACGGATGTTTTTCTGTCGAGAATAGCATATTTTTGTTGAAAggtaaacttgatttggatcaagTTAAGTATTGGGCTAATCATGTGTTGATCCAAAACTTAGTCCAAATTCTAGAAAAATCATCCACCACCttagaataaaaatctagatattctcatagaattatctagataattatgATAAAAATCTTAGATATTATAGTAGAATTCTCTAGGTTTaggattaaaatatgtaagatattttgtattttggaggctataaatacctccGCTCCCCTTTCATTTTGTATCACCAAGAAATAAACCAAGCttgtaacaagtaataaaaatcttcttctaagttataaaatctttcttcttcacaaagtttctttcttttcaaacacttaaaacactttctccatctctacaaagtttttcattccaacaaagtggtatcag
The window above is part of the Brassica napus cultivar Da-Ae chromosome C3, Da-Ae, whole genome shotgun sequence genome. Proteins encoded here:
- the LOC106397116 gene encoding uncharacterized protein LOC106397116, with amino-acid sequence MAEKVTIMKLTVDLACSKCYKKAKKAIRKFPQIRDELYDEKTNTIIIKVVCYDPEKLMNKLCYKGDRSIKSIVILEPPKPPPAQAQPSEKSKEPEKVPAPAPVQAPTRVFIQAPVPAPAPQLMPISAYHCGPYYEAQQYQYSWRPVNESWGGGPHLHCCHEVTYQQSCSIM
- the LOC106398531 gene encoding AP2/ERF and B3 domain-containing transcription factor At1g51120-like, translating into MVILHEISNEAKTTTETSGSSNSFLRLATKPTVSTTTRIALSNTATTKYKGVVQQQNGHWGAQIYAEHRRIWLGTFKSAAEAAAAYDSASIKLRGFDANSHRNFPWSELTVHEPDFQILYTTEAVLNMIRDGSYHHKFRDHVMSRSRMANFNIVESKQESNKCFSCTQLFHKELTPSDVGKLNRLVIPKKYAVKHLPFISDDQEEGEAVDDVEVVFYDSITMRQWKFRYCYWRSSQSFVFTRGWNGFVKEKNLKEKDVIVFYSCDVPSNVRRLEGQRDKFLMIDVDHKGFVAHKEENKMVHNRSEGEMKTENFFNSKLEDEETKQEEKKGGFMLFGVRIQ